From the genome of Catharus ustulatus isolate bCatUst1 chromosome 39, bCatUst1.pri.v2, whole genome shotgun sequence, one region includes:
- the RABAC1 gene encoding prenylated Rab acceptor protein 1 isoform X1, protein MAEAAPPPQELRDSDPRGGLGRVTQWLEARRAALRPWGSFLDQRRFGAPRDLGELWRRLGHNGERFQSNYVVLFLGLVAYCLITSPLLLLALGVFVGAAVAVRVRAREAPLVLLGRELSPAHQLGVAAGVSLPLFWLAGAGSAVFWVLGAALVFLGSHAAFRQLDPPELEMEPV, encoded by the exons ATGGCGGaggcggcgccccccccccagGAGCTGCGGGACAGCGACCCCCGAGGGGGGCTGGGCAG GGTGACGCAGTGGCTGGAGGCGCGGCGCGCGGCGCTCCGGCCCTGGGGCTCCTTCCTGGACCAGCGGCGCTTCGGGGCCCCGCGGGATCTGGGGGAGCTCTGGCGGCGCCTGGGGCACAACGGGGAGCGGTTCCAGAGCAACTACGTGGTGCTGTTCCTGGGGCTGGTGGCCTACTGCCT GATCACCtcccccctgctcctcctcgcCCTCGGGGTTTTCGTCGGGGCCGCGGTGGCCGTGAGGGTCCGGGCCAGGGAGGCGCCACTGGTGTTACTGG GCCGGGAGCTGAGCCCCGCCCACCAGCTGGGCGTGGCCGCCGGGGTTTCCCTGCCCCTGTTCTGGCTGGCGGGGGCGGGGTCGGCCGTGTTCTGGGTGctgg gAGCCGCcctggtgtttttggggtcccacgCGGCGTTCCGGCAGCTGGACCCCCCCGAGCTGGAGATGGAGCCGGTGTGA
- the RABAC1 gene encoding prenylated Rab acceptor protein 1 isoform X3, which yields MAEAAPPPQELRDSDPRGGLGRVTQWLEARRAALRPWGSFLDQRRFGAPRDLGELWRRLGHNGERFQSNYVVLFLGLVAYCLITSPLLLLALGVFVGAAVAVRVRAREAPLVLLGRELSPAHQLGVAAGVSLPLFWLAGAGSAVFWVLGAALVFLGSHAAFRQLDPPELEMEPV from the exons ATGGCGGaggcggcgccccccccccagGAGCTGCGGGACAGCGACCCCCGAGGGGGGCTGGGCAG GGTGACGCAGTGGCTGGAGGCGCGGCGCGCGGCGCTCCGGCCCTGGGGCTCCTTCCTGGACCAGCGGCGCTTCGGGGCCCCGCGGGATCTGGGGGAGCTCTGGCGGCGCCTGGGGCACAACGGGGAGCGGTTCCAGAGCAACTACGTGGTGCTGTTCCTGGGGCTGGTGGCCTACTGCCT GATCACCtcccccctgctcctcctcgcCCTCGGGGTTTTCGTCGGGGCCGCGGTGGCCGTGAGGGTCCGGGCCAGGGAGGCGCCACTGGTGTTACTGG GCCGGGAGCTGAGCCCCGCCCACCAGCTGGGCGTGGCCGCCGGGGTTTCCCTGCCCCTGTTCTGGCTGGCGGGGGCGGGGTCGGCCGTGTTCTGGGTGctgg gAGCCGCcctggtgtttttggggtcccacgCGGCGTTCCGGCAGCTGGACCCCCCCGAGCTGGAG ATGGAGCCGGTgtga
- the RABAC1 gene encoding prenylated Rab acceptor protein 1 isoform X4, whose amino-acid sequence MAEAAPPPQELRDSDPRGGLGRVTQWLEARRAALRPWGSFLDQRRFGAPRDLGELWRRLGHNGERFQSNYVVLFLGLVAYCLITSPLLLLALGVFVGAAVAVRVRAREAPLVLLGRELSPAHQLGVAAGVSLPLFWLAGAGSAVFWVLGAALVFLGSHAAFRQLDPPELEMEPV is encoded by the exons ATGGCGGaggcggcgccccccccccagGAGCTGCGGGACAGCGACCCCCGAGGGGGGCTGGGCAG GGTGACGCAGTGGCTGGAGGCGCGGCGCGCGGCGCTCCGGCCCTGGGGCTCCTTCCTGGACCAGCGGCGCTTCGGGGCCCCGCGGGATCTGGGGGAGCTCTGGCGGCGCCTGGGGCACAACGGGGAGCGGTTCCAGAGCAACTACGTGGTGCTGTTCCTGGGGCTGGTGGCCTACTGCCT GATCACCtcccccctgctcctcctcgcCCTCGGGGTTTTCGTCGGGGCCGCGGTGGCCGTGAGGGTCCGGGCCAGGGAGGCGCCACTGGTGTTACTGG GCCGGGAGCTGAGCCCCGCCCACCAGCTGGGCGTGGCCGCCGGGGTTTCCCTGCCCCTGTTCTGGCTGGCGGGGGCGGGGTCGGCCGTGTTCTGGGTGctgg gAGCCGCcctggtgtttttggggtcccacgCGGCGTTCCGGCAGCTGGACCCCCCCGAGCTGGAG ATGGAGCCGGTGTGA